Within Synechococcus sp. NB0720_010, the genomic segment AACCGCAGCCAAGCGGTAATCCAGCCAGACGAGGGTGCGATAGAGCAGCAGATCTGGCACTCAGCAACAGGCAGTCAGTGGTCATTATCCAGCGGCTGTAAGGTCCGCCGATGGCTTGGACCGCTCGCCTCTCTTCGTTGTTGCCCTGGCGACAAGCGCCGCAGCAGGCGCAGTGCACCACGGCACTGAGCTGCGAACCCGCCCTCGAAGCCGCCATCGCCGATCTGGCACAGCAGCTCAAACAGGCCGGTCAACGGGGTCCGGCGGACCTTGGTCTGGTCTTCTGCGCCAGCGCCTATGCCAGCGATCTGCAGCGGTTCATGCCCCTGCTGAAGCAGGCCATCGGAGCCCAGCACTGGCTGGGGTGCTGCGGCGGTGGCGTGGTCGGCACCAACACCGAGGGATTGGCCCAGGAGCTGGAACACCAGCCCGCCATCAGCGTGACCCTGCTCACCCTGCCCCAGACGCAGATCGAGCTCTTCAGCCTCAACAGCGATTCCTTGCCGGATCTCGACGGATCCCGGCAGAGCTGGATCGACTGGGCCGGGGTCGACCCCAACGGCGGGCATTCCATGCTTCTGCTCCTGGATCCCACCTGTACGGCGATCAACGACGTCATCAGCGGTTTGGACTTCGCCTACCCCGAGGCCCAAAAGATCGGAGGCATTGCAGGACAACACAGCGCCCAGCACGGCTCACTCTTGATCGGCAATGACGTCGTCGATGGTGCCGTTGGCTGTTTGATCAAAGGGGACTGGCGCCTTGATCCGGTTGTCGCTCAGGGCTGCAAGCCGATCGGCCCAGTCTTTGAAATTGAGCAGGCCGAACGCAACGTGCTGCTGCGTCTCAGCCATGACGGGGAAGCCGACACGCCTGTGGCCTGCCTGCAAACAATCCTCAAGGGCCTCTCCCCAGAGGAGAAGGAGCTCGTGCGGCACTCGCTGTTTTTAGGGGTGGCCAAAACCAACTTCCAGCTGCCCAGCGATGGCGCACCGGCATCAGGGCCAGCGGTCCTGGTCCGCAACCTGATCGGCGTCGACCCACGCACCGGTTCCGTGGCGGTGGCCGAGCGGCTGCGGGTGGGGCAGCAGGTGCAGTTTCAATTGCGGGACGCCGAGACCTCCAGACAGGAACAACAGCAACTCCTGGGGCAACAGCGAAGCCGCAACGCCGAGCCAATGGCCGCACTGCTCTTTGCCTGCCTGGGCCGAGGCGAGGGGCTCTACGGCGGCCCCAATGGCGATGTGGACGGTTGCCGTGAACAATTCCCTGATGTGCCCATCAGCGGTGCCTTCTGCAACGGCGAGATTGGCCCGGTCGCCGGTGCAACCCACCTGCATGGCTACACCGCCAGCTGGGGCTTTCTGGTGCCGAACACTCCCTGACTTCCGATGGTGCGCCAACACGTCAACCCGCTGAGCCGCTTCTTCCAGTTGCCGCTGGAGCTGCCCCCACCCCAGGAGCTGTTCTGCGATCCAGGCCGACCAGTGCACCTCGACATTGGCTGTGCTCGGGGCCGCTTTCTCCTGGCACTGGCCCAGCAGCAACCCGAGCTCAACCACCTGGGGGTCGAGATCCGGCGCGCCCTGGTGGCCGCAGCGGAAGCGGACCGTCAGCAGCTCGGCCTTGGCAATCTGCACTACCTCTTCTGCAACGCCAACATCAGCGTTGAGGGTTGGCTGACGGCATTGGCTCCGGGTCAGTTGGATCTGGTCTCCATCCAATTCCCCGATCCCTGGTTCAAAAAAAGGCACCACAAGCGACGGGTCCTGCAGCCTGCGCTGCTGCTGGCCATCGCCGCGGCCCTGGAGCCGGGTAAGCGGCTCTTTATGCAGAGCGACATTTTGGACGTCATCGAACCGATGGTCGCCGTCACCGAAGCGAGCGGCTGCTTCAGCCGACCGGCAATTGACGCCCGCCCCTGGCGGGCAACCAACCCCCTGCCCGTGCCAACCGAGCGGGAGACCTACGTCCTCGAGCAAGGGCTACCGGTCTACCGAGTGCTCTATGAACGCAACGAAACGCCGTTGCCGAGCCTCCAAGAGCTGGAGCAACAGCTCGAAGCCGCCGATAATCCCGAGACATCAACCCACCCCTCGGCATGAGCGCAGGATCGGCGCCATCCACCCCCTGGCTGTTGCGTTGGCAGGGGATCTTGGGCGACGCCAGCGAGGGGCCCCTGGGATCACGGTTGAGCCTGATCGCCGGAAGCGTGCTCTGCGTGCTGCTGGCCGCAATGCCCTTCGTCACGCGGGCAGGCCTCAGCCTGCTGATCCTCGCGTCGGGATTGCTCTGGCTGGTCTGGTCGCTCTGCCTCCCCGCCGGTCGCATCGGCCGCATCAGCGGTTGGCTCCTGCTGATGCTCGGCATCGCCGTTCTGGCCACAGGGTTTTCAACGGTCACCCCAGCCGCGTTCAAAGGTCTGCTGAAGCTGATCAGCTATCTGGGGGTCTACGCCCTACTGCGGCAGCTGCTCGAGCAGGCGCCGCTCTGGTGGGATCGGCTCGTGGCAGCCCTCTTGGGGGGTGAGCTGCTCAGCAGCGTCCTCGCCATACGGCAGCTCTATGGCGACACCAGTGAGCTGGCCCGCTGGGCCGATCCCAACTCCGTCGCCGACGGAACGATCCGGGTCTACGGCCCTCTGGAGAACCCGAATCTGCTGGCGGGCTACCTGATCCCGATCCTGCCCATTGCCTTGATCGCTCTGCTGCGCTGGCGCTCATGGCCCCAGCGCCTCTTTGCCGCCAGTGCCCTGCTCTTGGGCTGTAGCGCCCTCTTCCTCAGCTACAGCCGGGGCGGCTGGCTTGGAATGGTGGCAGCCCTTGGGGCCGCGGTGCTGCTGCTGGTGCTGCGGCAAACGCGCCATTGGCCGCCCCTCTGGCGCCGCCTCTTCCCCTTGCTGCTGATCGCGGCAGCCGTCTGCGTGCTGGTGATCGCCGTGACGCAAATCGAGCCCCTACGGATCCGGGTCATGAGCCTCGCGGCAGGCCGCGGGGATAGCTCCAACAACTTCCGCATCAACGTCTGGCTCGCCGCCATCGAGATGATCCAGGAGCGGCCCTGGCTGGGGATCGGCCCCGGCAACAGCGCCTTCAACCTGATTTATCCCCTCTATCAACAGCCGAAGTTCAACGCCCTGAGCGCCTACTCGGTGCCGCTTGAGCTGCTGGTGGAAGGAGGCATCCCCAATCTCATCGCGGCCCTCGGCCTGCTCTTCGCCAGCCTCAGGGCTGGCCTGAGCCAACTCAAAGGCGAGTCCAACTGGGCCCTGCCGGCCCTGGCCGCGGTGGCCGCCATCGCTGGCCTCTGCGTCCAGGGCGCGACCGACACGATCTTCTTCCGGCCCGAAGTCCAACTCACCGGCTGGTTCTGCCTGGCAACCTTGAGTGCCAGCAGCAGCGATGGCTGAAGGGCAGCTGCTCGCTGGCTTTGATGCCGGACAAACCCACACCAGCTGCAAACTGGCTCGACTGACGAGCACGGGAGCGCTGATCCCCATCGCCCTGGGCCAGGGTCCGGGGGTTCGCCATCTGGCCGCACCAGGCGGTGAGGCCTGTTTCCAAGATGCTCTCCAAACGAGCCTGCGCGATGGGCTGATGCAGGCCGGGCTGGGCGGCGAGCAGCCCCTCGCCGCAGCCGGAGTGGGGGCCAGCGGCATTGAGAGGGGCAGCGCCGTCCAAAGCCAAGGGGAGGCATTGGCAGCAGCCGCCCTAAAGCTTCCCCAGCCCGCTGTTCAAGTCAGCGGTGATGAGCACACCGCCCTGCTGGGCGCCCATGGCGAAG encodes:
- the trmB gene encoding tRNA (guanosine(46)-N7)-methyltransferase TrmB, with protein sequence MRQHVNPLSRFFQLPLELPPPQELFCDPGRPVHLDIGCARGRFLLALAQQQPELNHLGVEIRRALVAAAEADRQQLGLGNLHYLFCNANISVEGWLTALAPGQLDLVSIQFPDPWFKKRHHKRRVLQPALLLAIAAALEPGKRLFMQSDILDVIEPMVAVTEASGCFSRPAIDARPWRATNPLPVPTERETYVLEQGLPVYRVLYERNETPLPSLQELEQQLEAADNPETSTHPSA
- a CDS encoding FIST N-terminal domain-containing protein, producing MAWTARLSSLLPWRQAPQQAQCTTALSCEPALEAAIADLAQQLKQAGQRGPADLGLVFCASAYASDLQRFMPLLKQAIGAQHWLGCCGGGVVGTNTEGLAQELEHQPAISVTLLTLPQTQIELFSLNSDSLPDLDGSRQSWIDWAGVDPNGGHSMLLLLDPTCTAINDVISGLDFAYPEAQKIGGIAGQHSAQHGSLLIGNDVVDGAVGCLIKGDWRLDPVVAQGCKPIGPVFEIEQAERNVLLRLSHDGEADTPVACLQTILKGLSPEEKELVRHSLFLGVAKTNFQLPSDGAPASGPAVLVRNLIGVDPRTGSVAVAERLRVGQQVQFQLRDAETSRQEQQQLLGQQRSRNAEPMAALLFACLGRGEGLYGGPNGDVDGCREQFPDVPISGAFCNGEIGPVAGATHLHGYTASWGFLVPNTP
- a CDS encoding IctB family putative bicarbonate transporter, which codes for MSAGSAPSTPWLLRWQGILGDASEGPLGSRLSLIAGSVLCVLLAAMPFVTRAGLSLLILASGLLWLVWSLCLPAGRIGRISGWLLLMLGIAVLATGFSTVTPAAFKGLLKLISYLGVYALLRQLLEQAPLWWDRLVAALLGGELLSSVLAIRQLYGDTSELARWADPNSVADGTIRVYGPLENPNLLAGYLIPILPIALIALLRWRSWPQRLFAASALLLGCSALFLSYSRGGWLGMVAALGAAVLLLVLRQTRHWPPLWRRLFPLLLIAAAVCVLVIAVTQIEPLRIRVMSLAAGRGDSSNNFRINVWLAAIEMIQERPWLGIGPGNSAFNLIYPLYQQPKFNALSAYSVPLELLVEGGIPNLIAALGLLFASLRAGLSQLKGESNWALPALAAVAAIAGLCVQGATDTIFFRPEVQLTGWFCLATLSASSSDG